The sequence TTTGCGAGCGCCATGATGCTCCCCTCCATTGCGTATTGAGCCCGTGAAAGGCTTCGATCAGTAGTGTTCAGACTGCGAAAAAGTCCGGGCCAGCGGCGCCTGCCCCGCCGTCAGCCCGCAGTCGACCGGCAGGCACACGCCGCTGATGGCCTGTGCCTGTGGACCGGCCAGAAATGCGACGGCGCTGGCCACATCTTCGGGCCGCACGATCCGTTGCAGCGGATACCAGTGCTTCGCCTCCTCGAAGACCTGCGGATTGCTGGCCGCCCGTGCTTCCCATGCCTGCGTGCGCACGGTTCCGGGCGCCACGGCGTTGGAGCGGATACCGAATTTTCCGTATTCGACGGCGATCAGCTTCGTCAGATGGATCAGCCCGGCCTTGGCCGCGCTATAGGCCGGATGGCCGAACACCGCCATACCGTTGACGGAGGTGATATTGACCACAGACCCCCGCGTCCGCTTCAGCGCATCCTCGAAAGCCCTGAAGCACAGAAACGGCGCTTCCAGATTAAGGGCATTATCCCTGCGCCATATGTCGGCGGTCGTGTCATGCAGGCTGACGGCCCTTGCTGCACCCGCATTGTTAACGAGGGTCGCGACATCACCCAGTTCCGAAACCTCGGCGGCCAGCCGCGCAAGGTCCTGCGGATCGGTGACATCGCAGGTCTTCGCAACGAAGCCGGGACCGGAAAGCTGGGAAAGCGCATTGGACAAGGCGTCGGCATCGATATCGACGAGCACCACCTTCGCATGGCTTTCAGAAAGTGCTGCCGCAATCGCCCGACCAATGTCACCTGCCGCGCCGGTAACGACGGCAAGCTGGTCTTTCCTGTCCTTCATCTCCTACCACTCCCTTGAAGCTTTCCAACCCGTCACGGTGCGGGATATCAGGCAATGCAGCCCTGTTTTTTCATTGTCCTTGCTCAGTCACCGAGCAATTGCTTGTCATCCGAATCGCGATGCTCCACGAGCTGCTGCTTGATGTGGCGCAATGTCACCATCGACCTCTGCCGATGGTGATAGGCGGCAAGCGTCGCCAGAATATCGACGGCCGCCAAATAGGCGTAACGCGATGAGGTCGGGCGGAAGATGTTGTTTCCCTCGGGCACATTGACGGCAACGACGATATCCGCAGCCACGGCAAGCGGCGTGTCACTCTGGGTCAGCGCGATGGTGGAGACCCCCATCTCCCGCGCCAGCCTGAAACACTTCACCAGCTCCATGTTGCGACCGGAAAAGGACGAACCGATAATCACGTCTTCCTTGCGCGCAGCGGCCGTCATCATCAGCTGCATGCTGTGATCGGCGCTGGTGGAGACACGCAGGCCAAGGCGGAACAGCCGGTTCTGGATTTCCGAGGCGATCATCGAGGAATTGCCGCCGGCACCGAAGGCGTAGATCATGCCACCATTGGCGATCTTGATCGCCGCCTTTTCGGCAAGGGCGGGATCGAGCGTCCTGTGCAGCAGGAAAAGCGCTTCCTGCGCCTTGGCAAGCACCTCTTCGGCAACATCCGACGGTCCGGTGCTCGATGGTTCCGAAGTCAGGTAACGAATACCGACATAAGCGGTCTTGGCGAGGCTGACCTTGAAATCCGAAAAACTCTGGCAACCAAGCCTGCGGCAGAACCGCGTGACTGTCGGCGGGGACACCTCGGCGCGCGCGGCAAGCTCGATGATCGATGCGTTGACGGCGAATTCGAAGTCCGAAACCAGAATATCGGCGATCCGCCGTTCCGATTGCGAGAACTGTCCCCTGTCTTCCTGTATTCTTGCGAAAATATCCATGCTCACCGGTCTCCGTTCCGCCAAAACTCAAGCCTTGGCCCCGTTACCGATGCACCCTAATCCAGGACGCCCGTCAACCGTACACACCCATGAATCGACCGCCTTCCATCCCGATGACGACACGCTGCATATCCTTGATATGAAAATCATTTTCTCTGTTGATTGCAAGATGAGCATATGCCAACAATATTCGCCAGAGAAATCTCCAAATCCTGAAAATAATTTCAACAATGGACACAAATCATGCGCGACCCCTTCAAAAACCCCTTTCCCGAAACAGACATTGCCCGTCATTCCATCTGGGAGATGCTGGTGACGCGGGACATCGACGCTTTCCTCACCGCGGACTGGTCCAAGGTCGCGGATGATTTCGTCGAGGACGGTTTTCTCGGCATCAATGCCAATCGGGATTCGAACCCGGACAATTGGCGCCTGTCCTTCCCTTCGCTCACCGCCTATCGCGACGAGTGGCTGAGACAGGCGAAGGATTTCCAGACCCAGCAATTCGCCGAAGATCCGCGCAATGCGATCTTCACGACCACAACGCTCGAGGAGATCGAAGTGGAAGGTGAGACCGCGCTGGTTCGCAAGAAGTTCGACGGAGGACTTCGCAAGGCTGACGGCAGCTTCGACGTCATGAAATGGCAGACGCTCTATTATTGCCGGTTGCATGAGGGACGCTGGAAGATCAGCGGTTTCACCGGTTACATGCCCAATCCCATGGCCTGACAGAGCAGACATACGGGAACGTTGCGAACGCCGGGCCGAAAGCCCGGCGTTGTTTTTGCGTCTGGCGGAGACGGATGAAAACCGCCAAAAACGCATCGCGTCAGAAAAAGCCGGGCACGGAAAAACGGATGTCATGGCCCGGCTCCTGCCCTTTATTGGATCAGCTTGAGGACGGAAAGGTCGACACGCCGTTCGAGCGCAATGCCGCTTTCATCGAAAAGGTGGCAATCCGCCGCCTTGATGCCGGTGACGATCGGTTCATCAACGACGACAGGCGCGGAACCGGAAAGCAACGCGCAATAGTTCTCGCCCGTAGGGGCGACGCCATAAGCGATCGTGTTCACCCCCAGCCGCTCGATGACGCTGGGCGCAACCTTCACGTTCAGGTCAGCCGTTTCCAGACCGGTATGTTCCGGGCGAATGCCAAGCGTCAGTTGCCTGCCTTCAAGGCCGGCGCGAGGTTCCACCGGTACCGTTACCGTCTGACCCTCATATTCCACAGTCACGCCCTCGGCGCTGACGGACTTGCAGGTGACCTTCAGGAAATTCATTTTCGGATTGCCGATGAAACCGGCCACGAACAGGTTTGCCGGTTTGTGGTAAAGCTCGAGCGGCGCACCGACCTGGGCGATTTCGCCGGCGTTCAGCACCACGATGCGGTCAGCCATGGTCATGGCTTCCACCTGATCGTGGGTGACATAGATCATCGTCGCCTGCAGCGTCCGGTGAAGATTGGTAAGTTCGATGCGCATGTCGGCGCGAAGTGCCGCATCGAGGTTGGACAGCGGCTCGTCGAACAGGAATATCTTCGGCTCGCGAACGATGGCGCGGCCGATCGCGACGCGCTGGCGCTGGCCGCCGGACAACATGCCGGGGCGCTGCTGCAGGCGCTGGTCGAGTTGCAGGATCTTGGCAACCCCCTCGACCTTTTCCTTGATCTTGCTCTCTTCCATCTTTTCGACGCGCAGCGGAAAAGCGATGTTTTCGAAAACCGTCATATGCGGATAGAGCGCATAGGACTGGAAGACCATGGCGATGCCGCGTTTGACCGGCGGCAATTCATTGACCTTCACGCCGTTAATGACGACGTCGCCCGCGGTAATATCCTCAAGGCCGGCGATCATGCGCAGCAATGTGGATTTGCCGCATCCCGAAGGGCCGACAAAAACGACGAACTCGCCATCCCTGATGTCGAGCTGAACGCCCTTGATGACTTCGAAATGTCCATAGTTCTTGCGGACGTTGTTGAGATAAAGCTGACCCAAAACTTGCCTCTCCCGTCACCAGCCGACATCAGGCTGCGTTCAGAGACGTTCCGAAACACGGGGGAAAACCGTGTCGGATCGGAACCGTTGAAAAAACACGAGAGGACGCGTCCATGAAGGCGGCGATCATTCTCGCGGCGAAATAGCCGGTTGCGGACGACACGCGCCCGCAACCATGCCGATGCGGATTATTTATACTGCTCGAGAGCGGAGGAAGCCTTCTTCGCGGCATCTTCCGGTGTTGCCTTGCCGGTGACGACAGACTGCACCATCTCGATCATCACGTCCTGGAAGCCCTTGTAGTCGGTGAAGAGCGGCTCGGGACCACCATAGGCGATACCATCGATCAGCGGCTTCCAGAAGGGGTCCTTGGCGACGAATTCATCAACCTTGGCCGACGGACGCAGCGGGGTGAGACCAGCGCCGCCCTGCAACTCGTATTCGCCCTGCGGACCGGGTGAGGTGATGAACTTGGCGAATTCGGTCGCCTTTTCTTCGACACCGGTTCCCTTGAAGATCGCGAGGCTGTCGGTGATGAGCAGCGTACCGGGACCCTTGGCTTCGGGGCCGAGCGGCAGC comes from Rhizobium rhizogenes and encodes:
- a CDS encoding SDR family oxidoreductase, with the protein product MKDRKDQLAVVTGAAGDIGRAIAAALSESHAKVVLVDIDADALSNALSQLSGPGFVAKTCDVTDPQDLARLAAEVSELGDVATLVNNAGAARAVSLHDTTADIWRRDNALNLEAPFLCFRAFEDALKRTRGSVVNITSVNGMAVFGHPAYSAAKAGLIHLTKLIAVEYGKFGIRSNAVAPGTVRTQAWEARAASNPQVFEEAKHWYPLQRIVRPEDVASAVAFLAGPQAQAISGVCLPVDCGLTAGQAPLARTFSQSEHY
- a CDS encoding MurR/RpiR family transcriptional regulator — protein: MDIFARIQEDRGQFSQSERRIADILVSDFEFAVNASIIELAARAEVSPPTVTRFCRRLGCQSFSDFKVSLAKTAYVGIRYLTSEPSSTGPSDVAEEVLAKAQEALFLLHRTLDPALAEKAAIKIANGGMIYAFGAGGNSSMIASEIQNRLFRLGLRVSTSADHSMQLMMTAAARKEDVIIGSSFSGRNMELVKCFRLAREMGVSTIALTQSDTPLAVAADIVVAVNVPEGNNIFRPTSSRYAYLAAVDILATLAAYHHRQRSMVTLRHIKQQLVEHRDSDDKQLLGD
- a CDS encoding ABC transporter ATP-binding protein; this encodes MGQLYLNNVRKNYGHFEVIKGVQLDIRDGEFVVFVGPSGCGKSTLLRMIAGLEDITAGDVVINGVKVNELPPVKRGIAMVFQSYALYPHMTVFENIAFPLRVEKMEESKIKEKVEGVAKILQLDQRLQQRPGMLSGGQRQRVAIGRAIVREPKIFLFDEPLSNLDAALRADMRIELTNLHRTLQATMIYVTHDQVEAMTMADRIVVLNAGEIAQVGAPLELYHKPANLFVAGFIGNPKMNFLKVTCKSVSAEGVTVEYEGQTVTVPVEPRAGLEGRQLTLGIRPEHTGLETADLNVKVAPSVIERLGVNTIAYGVAPTGENYCALLSGSAPVVVDEPIVTGIKAADCHLFDESGIALERRVDLSVLKLIQ